A genome region from Crossiella equi includes the following:
- a CDS encoding PA2928 family protein, translating into MKDISQSGYVWAEPGPYEIRPRSRRPVRLVPVRLFVVLLPVLLFSGLFFGGSYLVSPEARVTVQPGIGLATVDQRPVALIPYQRSGSRGMFQLLTQDMFQARLAAVDLGTGEVRWDTQLSDGLVWQAEFLAAGARLAYFATDGGLVVLDLADGRVVAGDGEVPGLPQVVASRAAYGYDAAHRAVVALAEGGLRTLALDSDTATPAPPEVEAAWAGRLTAKPAPPRSESARAGDQAGIGGGESVLLRERAQPALELLRRFPDGRTAPVLTLPSHEAEILLAGEKTAAGAGAGLVVLKHARGVTSRAAALSVVSLRGKQVTASVPIGTGPARAIELPTRHVLVLARAEDDHSEGVALVGPDGRLTWLAVGQQDFFGNPR; encoded by the coding sequence ATGAAGGACATCAGCCAGTCCGGGTACGTGTGGGCGGAGCCCGGACCGTATGAGATCCGCCCGCGATCGCGTCGGCCCGTGCGGCTGGTCCCGGTGCGGCTGTTCGTCGTGCTGCTGCCGGTGCTGCTGTTCAGCGGCCTGTTCTTCGGCGGCTCCTACCTGGTCTCGCCGGAGGCGAGGGTGACCGTGCAGCCCGGCATCGGGCTGGCGACGGTGGACCAGCGGCCGGTGGCGCTGATCCCGTACCAGCGCAGCGGCAGCCGGGGCATGTTCCAGCTGCTCACCCAGGACATGTTCCAGGCGCGCCTGGCCGCCGTCGACCTGGGCACCGGTGAGGTCCGGTGGGACACCCAGCTCAGCGACGGGTTGGTCTGGCAGGCCGAGTTCCTCGCCGCCGGAGCGCGCCTGGCCTACTTCGCCACCGACGGCGGGCTGGTGGTGCTCGACCTGGCCGACGGCCGCGTGGTGGCCGGGGACGGCGAGGTGCCCGGGCTGCCGCAGGTGGTCGCCTCCCGCGCCGCCTACGGCTACGACGCCGCCCACCGGGCGGTGGTGGCGCTGGCCGAGGGCGGGCTGCGCACCCTGGCCCTGGACAGCGACACCGCGACCCCGGCCCCGCCCGAGGTCGAGGCGGCCTGGGCCGGGCGGCTGACCGCCAAGCCCGCGCCCCCGCGCTCGGAGTCCGCGCGGGCCGGGGACCAGGCCGGGATCGGGGGCGGCGAGTCGGTGCTGCTGCGCGAGCGGGCCCAGCCCGCCCTCGAACTGCTCCGCCGCTTCCCCGACGGCCGCACCGCGCCTGTCCTGACCCTGCCCAGCCACGAGGCGGAGATCCTGCTGGCCGGGGAGAAGACCGCAGCCGGTGCCGGTGCCGGGCTGGTCGTGCTCAAGCACGCCCGGGGTGTCACCAGCCGGGCCGCCGCGCTGAGCGTGGTGTCCCTGCGCGGCAAGCAGGTCACCGCCTCGGTGCCGATCGGCACCGGCCCGGCCCGCGCCATCGAGCTGCCCACCCGCCACGTGCTCGTGCTCGCCCGCGCCGAGGACGACCACTCCGAAGGCGTGGCACTGGTCGGCCCGGACGGCCGCCTCACCTGGCTGGCCGTCGGCCAGCAGGACTTCTTCGGCAACCCCCGATGA
- a CDS encoding SPFH domain-containing protein has product MRTRVLVPLALAAVVAGCSIGNPTSSEVSLQYGAGMLDSRKFVECETSHDYSDPGDDHYYYPSGQRDFSFGDGDGVDSAALTSTTQDSQEIKVTGTVKFSLNTDCKEFTDSTGKVWPGGKLQMFHELIAYKYDAAPTDGGEQMKEGWKSLLRNYVGAALDRATDNEALKYPWQKLYTDAAVKTQWEKDVLSQLPETLRTLTMGVDLIVINSVLLQKPGIQPQLVQGLTDKHAAELRAEAADVDKQAAANFPGGIPGYQAYQQQQAVNEAIKSGKVQVLPVPQGSPIIVQPK; this is encoded by the coding sequence ATGAGGACCCGAGTGCTTGTCCCGCTCGCCCTGGCCGCGGTGGTGGCCGGGTGCTCCATCGGCAACCCGACCTCCAGCGAGGTCTCGCTCCAGTACGGGGCGGGCATGCTGGACTCGCGCAAGTTCGTGGAGTGCGAGACCTCCCACGACTACAGCGATCCCGGCGACGACCACTACTACTACCCGAGCGGCCAGCGCGACTTCTCCTTCGGGGACGGCGACGGCGTCGACTCGGCGGCGCTCACCTCCACCACCCAGGACTCCCAGGAGATCAAGGTGACGGGCACGGTGAAGTTCAGCCTGAACACCGACTGCAAGGAGTTCACCGACAGCACCGGCAAGGTCTGGCCGGGCGGCAAGCTCCAGATGTTCCACGAGCTCATCGCGTACAAGTACGACGCGGCGCCCACCGACGGCGGCGAGCAGATGAAGGAGGGCTGGAAGTCGTTGCTGCGCAACTACGTCGGCGCCGCGCTGGACCGGGCCACCGACAACGAGGCGCTGAAGTACCCGTGGCAGAAGCTCTACACCGACGCCGCGGTGAAGACGCAGTGGGAGAAGGACGTGCTCAGCCAGCTGCCCGAGACCCTGCGCACGCTGACCATGGGCGTGGACCTCATCGTGATCAACTCGGTGCTGCTGCAGAAGCCCGGCATCCAGCCGCAGCTCGTGCAGGGGCTCACCGACAAGCACGCGGCCGAGCTGCGCGCCGAGGCCGCGGACGTGGACAAGCAGGCCGCGGCCAACTTCCCCGGCGGCATCCCCGGTTACCAGGCCTACCAACAGCAGCAGGCGGTGAACGAGGCCATCAAGTCCGGCAAGGTGCAGGTGCTGCCGGTGCCGCAGGGCTCGCCGATCATCGTGCAGCCGAAGTAG
- a CDS encoding MmyB family transcriptional regulator: MTAKTVAYLRATLGGDVGDPELRELIGELSLESDRFRVLWGRQDVRHQSSGLTGFEHPQVGPLDLRYEKFAVPGTTQVLVTYHADPGSASEEKLRLLGSLATSAAR, from the coding sequence ATGACCGCGAAGACGGTGGCCTACCTGCGCGCCACGCTGGGCGGAGACGTGGGCGACCCGGAGCTGCGCGAGCTGATCGGCGAGCTGAGCCTGGAAAGCGACCGCTTCCGCGTGCTGTGGGGCCGCCAGGACGTCCGGCACCAGAGCAGCGGCCTCACCGGGTTCGAGCACCCCCAGGTAGGCCCGCTGGACCTGCGCTACGAGAAGTTCGCCGTGCCCGGCACCACGCAGGTCCTGGTGACCTACCACGCGGATCCGGGCTCGGCCTCGGAGGAGAAGCTGCGGTTGCTGGGCAGTCTGGCTACTTCGGCTGCACGATGA